The following DNA comes from Candidatus Zixiibacteriota bacterium.
GACCGGCTCTTTGAGGCGGTAACTCATGCGTAGTCACAGGCGCCCCCCACGAGCCCGTTTGCAGAAGATACAAATGCTGATCTTCGATTTTGACGGTGTATTGACCGACAACTACGTCTATTTGACCGAGCGCGGCGAGCGGATCAAGCGCTTCTGGGTGCCTGATGGCGTCGGCGTCTTCATGGCGCACCGTGCCGGAATCAAGATGGCGATCATCACCGGCAACGAGGACGGCTCAACGCGGCATCGCGCGGAGTACCTGCGCATCTCTGACGTTTTCCAAGGCGTGCGCGACAAGGTGGCCGTCTACGAGGGGCTCCTTCACAAGTACCGGCTATCCGATTCCGATTGCCTGTTCATCGGCGATGATCTCCCCGATCGGGAGATCTTCCGGCGTCGCGGCCTTCTGACTCTGGCGCCGCCCGATGCGCATCCGGAGATTCTGCGTCTGGCACGGTGGGTCGGGACGATGCCCGGTGGACGGGGGATCGTGCGCGAGGCGATCGATGCGCTGTTGGCGGCGCGGATGTCCCCTCGTCGGTCGCTGTTGGCGGGGAGAAGGCGATGACAAGATCGATACCTATCTCCTTCACCAATGCGGCACCAGTCTCAGCCGACCCGGCTGTCACTGTGTCGGACGCAGCGCGGGAACGTCGCCTGGGGATCGCACGCGACGTGATTCGCCGCGAAGCCGAAGCGGTGGGGGCACTGGTGGAGCGGCTCGATGCCCGGTTTGCCGTCGCGGTGGAGTTGCTCTTGCATGCGACCGGCCGGGTGATCGTCACGGGAATGGGGAAGTCCGGGCTGATCGGGCAGAAGATCGCCGCCACACTGTCCTCCACCGGCACGCCGGCGTTCTTTCTCCATCCGATTGAAGCGGGCCATGGCGATCTCGGTGTCGTCGGCACCGGCGATGTCGTCATCGCCATCTCACGATCGGGAGTGTCCGATGAGATCGGCGACTTGCTCCCCGCCTTCAAGCGGTTGGCGGTTCCGATTGTTCTGATCACCGGCAACAGCGAGGGCGACCTGGCGCGTCGTGCCGACGTCGTCCTCGATGCTGCCGTCGTGGGGGAAGCTGAACCACACGAT
Coding sequences within:
- a CDS encoding 3-deoxy-D-manno-octulosonate 8-phosphate phosphatase (forms homotetramers; catalyzes hydrolysis of KDO 8-P to KDO and inorganic phosphate; functions in lipopolysaccharide biosynthesis) — its product is MQKIQMLIFDFDGVLTDNYVYLTERGERIKRFWVPDGVGVFMAHRAGIKMAIITGNEDGSTRHRAEYLRISDVFQGVRDKVAVYEGLLHKYRLSDSDCLFIGDDLPDREIFRRRGLLTLAPPDAHPEILRLARWVGTMPGGRGIVREAIDALLAARMSPRRSLLAGRRR
- a CDS encoding KpsF/GutQ family sugar-phosphate isomerase, whose protein sequence is MTRSIPISFTNAAPVSADPAVTVSDAARERRLGIARDVIRREAEAVGALVERLDARFAVAVELLLHATGRVIVTGMGKSGLIGQKIAATLSSTGTPAFFLHPIEAGHGDLGVVGTGDVVIAISRSGVSDEIGDLLPAFKRLAVPIVLITGNSEGDLARRADVVLDAAVVGEAEPHDLVPTCSTTAALALGDALAVAVLSERGFTPEQFARLHPRGALGRRLLLTVADLMHTGDAIPLVNQEAPFKDVLVEMTRKRLGATGVVDDSGRLVGIFTDGDLRRRVETGGDLMSLTAAQVMTPGPKTVAATELAVGALARMEENRITVLFVIDAKGHPAGILHMHDVLSSGAV